Proteins found in one Pararge aegeria chromosome 12, ilParAegt1.1, whole genome shotgun sequence genomic segment:
- the LOC120628068 gene encoding glucose dehydrogenase [FAD, quinone]-like: MKSQRRAPMLLATLWIVFTVFIPTDTQVANPISSVVKFLQEGTNQLDNEPPDQTNLLSEYDFIVVGAGTAGCVVANRLTEIPEWKVLLVEAGVNENFVMDIPILANYLQFTDANWKYKTQSSNKYCAGFENKQCNWPRGKVVGGSSVLNYMIYTRGSARDFDNWEAMGNNGWGWNEVLPYYKKIENFNIPAHDNSQFHGHDGHLNIEHAPFRTTKGKSWVKGAQEFGFKYNDHNGAKPAGVSFLQLSMKNGTRHSSSRAYLHPINKRNNLHLSKISMVTKLIFDDTKTKVIGIEFEKRGKRYKILAKKEVILSAGAINSPQLLMLSGIGPRNHLESLNIPVIKDLPVGYNLMDHIAAGGVQFMVQQQNVSLSTGYILNHLELVFKWMRNHKGPLSVPGGCEALVFLDLKDKFNTTGWPDIELLFISGGLNADPLLPRNFGFDDQIYSKTYSSLGNKDAFMVFPMLMRPKSKGRVLLRSRNPKVHPTLVPNYFEYPEDLQKIVEGIKIAIEISRQPSMKKMGTKLYDVPIADCLKYGPFGSDAYFACQAQMFTFTIYHQSGTCKMGLESDPSSVVDPRLRVHGIDKLRVIDASIMPEITSSHTNAPTYMIAEKGADMIKEDWRMKR, translated from the coding sequence atGAAGAGCCAGCGTCGAGCGCCGATGTTGTTGGCGACGCTTTGGATCGTCTTCACCGTATTTATTCCAACCGACACACAGGTTGCAAATCCGATTTCATCTGTTGTGAAATTCCTTCAAGAAGGCACAAATCAACTTGATAACgaaccaccagaccagacgaatCTTCTATCGGAATATGACTTCATCGTTGTTGGTGCAGGCACAGCTGGGTGCGTGGTGGCTAATCGCTTGACTGAAATACCCGAATGGAAAGTGTTACTTGTAGAAGCAGGCGTGAATGAAAATTTTGTTATGGATATTCCTATTCTAGCTAATTATCTTCAGTTTACCGACGCGAACTGGAAATATAAAACACAGTCCTCTAACAAATATTGTGCTGGTTTTGAAAACAAACAATGTAACTGGCCACGTGGAAAAGTTGTCGGAGGTTCCAGCGTACTAAACTACATGATTTATACGAGAGGTTCAGCTCGCGACTTTGATAATTGGGAAGCAATGGGCAATAATGGTTGGGGGTGGAATGAAGTACTTCCTTACTACAAAAAAATCGAGAACTTCAATATTCCCGCACATGATAATAGCCAGTTTCATGGACATGACGGTCATTTAAATATCGAGCATGCACCTTTCCGCACAACGAAAGGAAAATCATGGGTCAAAGGAGCGCAAGAGtttggttttaaatataatgaccACAATGGAGCAAAGCCTGCTGGTGTTTCTTTCTTACAACTTTCTATGAAAAATGGAACCCGACACAGTTCAAGTAGAGCATATCTCCATccaattaataaaagaaataatctTCACCTGTCTAAGATTAGTATGGTTACAAAACTTATTTTTGATGACACGAAAACCAAAGTTATAGGTATTGAATTCGAAAAACGTGGAAAGCGATATAAGATATTAGCTAAAAAGGAAGTTATATTATCAGCGGGTGCCATAAACTCACCTCAATTACTGATGCTTTCTGGAATTGGACCCAGAAATCATCTAGAGTCTTTAAATATACCAGTTATTAAAGATTTACCTGTAGGATATAACCTCATGGATCATATTGCGGCTGGAGGAGTTCAGTTTATGGTGCAACAACAAAATGTAAGCCTCTCGACGGGTTACATATTAAACCACTTAGAATTAGTATTCAAATGGATGAGAAATCACAAAGGTCCCTTATCAGTCCCTGGAGGATGCGAGGCGCTTGTATTCCTGGATCTAAAAGATAAATTCAATACAACAGGTTGGCCGGATATAGAATTACTTTTCATAAGTGGAGGCTTAAATGCTGATCCCCTTTTGCCGAGAAACTTTGGCTTTGATGACCAAATATATTCTAAAACATACTCTTCATTAGGTAATAAAGACGCTTTCATGGTGTTTCCTATGCTCATGCGACCTAAATCCAAAGGGAGAGTATTGCTGCGAAGCAGAAATCCGAAAGTTCATCCGACATTGGTCCCAAACTATTTTGAATACCCAGAGGACTTGCAGAAAATTGTCGAGGGTATCAAAATTGCTATTGAAATTTCTAGACAACCTTCCATGAAGAAGATGGGAACCAAGTTGTACGACGTACCAATTGCAGACTGTTTAAAATATGGGCCATTTGGCAGTGATGCGTACTTTGCATGCCAAGCTCAAATGTTCACTTTTACCATTTATCACCAAAGCGGGACTTGTAAAATGGGATTGGAAAGCGACCCATCATCAGTTGTAGATCCTAGATTGAGAGTACATGGAATTGATAAATTAAGAGTAATCGACGCTAGTATAATGCCCGAAATAACGTCAAGTCACACAAATGC